The Deltaproteobacteria bacterium genomic sequence CCGAGGGTCACGCGCGCCGCGACGGGGAAGCCGTTCCGGTTTTCCATCAGGAGTCCGATCCCCCGCGCCACGTCCGCGTAGGACCCTTTTCCCGACGGGTACGGACGGTTCCGGTCGTGGATCTCCGTGGGCCCGTCGATGCTGAGGCAAACGGAGATCCCGTTTCCCTTCAGGAATCCGGCGATCTCCCGGGTGAGGAGAGTGCCGTTCGTGGTGATGGAGAAGGAGATCTCCACCCCGCGCTCCGAAGCCATCTTCCGGGCCTCCCCCACCGCGGTTCGAATGAGGGGGAACCGCAGCAGCGGCTCCCCGCCGAAAAACGTCACGGACACCTTCCGGTCCGGCCCGGCGCGATCCAGAAGAAGTTCCACGCCGCCGCGGAGCGACTCCGGGGACATCTCCCCCGTCGCCCCTCCCCCGGCCGCGGCCGTGGAACCCGGGACGCACCCTTCCTCGCGATCTTCGTAGCAGTAGCGGCAGGCGAGGTTGCAGGAGTAGGTGAGCATCAGCACGAGCGTCCGGAGCCGCAGGGGCGGATGCGCGGCGCGGCCCGACGGCCCGCGATCCTCCGGGGTCCCGACCAGCCCCGCCCGCCGGAGATCCGAAAGGATCTCCTCCGGTACGTGGCCCGCGCCGGAGGAGGCGAGGGCGGACACGGCGTTCCGCGCCCCGTCGTCCATCCGGAAGAGCCCGCCGGTTTCCGACGCGTAGAGATACGTCTCCCCGCCCGCCGTGAAACAGCGATGCGGGAGGAGAACCGCTTCCGCGCCGGACGTCCGGGCGATGTCCCCCATGGCGTTCGCCTTGCCCCTTAGGGCCTGTCCTTACTGCACCGGCCTCTGGA encodes the following:
- a CDS encoding SPASM domain-containing protein encodes the protein MGDIARTSGAEAVLLPHRCFTAGGETYLYASETGGLFRMDDGARNAVSALASSGAGHVPEEILSDLRRAGLVGTPEDRGPSGRAAHPPLRLRTLVLMLTYSCNLACRYCYEDREEGCVPGSTAAAGGGATGEMSPESLRGGVELLLDRAGPDRKVSVTFFGGEPLLRFPLIRTAVGEARKMASERGVEISFSITTNGTLLTREIAGFLKGNGISVCLSIDGPTEIHDRNRPYPSGKGSYADVARGIGLLMENRNGFPVAARVTLGHGAVDVRRTFAHLRGMGFDEVGFAPASAAEGSSSALTEEELGAVLEGFRELADGYVEDVRDRRVPAFSNLSQILALIHRGDPMPYPCGAGIGMLAVDPSGSFYPCHRLCGIGDSFGTPGAGISEEARSRFLEGARRRRQTACDACWAKNFCSGGCYHDAYLRQGNLFAPSVHYCRWIKELFLLGLQTYVRIQNETPTFLDAMLGERGIA